The genomic DNA CAGGGGAGTGGCCCTGTTTTAAGAATTCCGCTTCGTGCACTTGGGGAAATTATTGTTCCTGTTGTTCCGATCGAGGAACAGAAGAAAATAGGCGCTATTTACGCAGAAACATTGAAGTTGCAAAGTAAGTTAAACAAATACGCAGACTTGATTGAGCAGTTTACCAGCTCAATAATAGAAGAAACCTTAAAGGGGAAATAATCAATGAAAAGTCAATCAGAGTTAGTATTTGAAAATGAAGTCGTCGATTATTTGACCAAAATCGGTGGAGTAAAACAATGGGAGTACAAAAAAGAAATCAAAACAACCGAACAACTCTGGGATAACTTTAAAATAATTCTAGAACAAAACAATCGTGCTCGTTTAGATGAACCATTGTCTGTCACTGAATTTAACCAGGTGAAGAAAATCATCACTAGTATTGAATCACCTTACCAGGCTGGACAATTTTTGTACGGTGTTAACGGGGTTTCTGAAATAGAAGTTGACCTTGACAATGGTAAACATGTATTTTTGACAGTATTCGACCAAGCCCAAGTAGGCGGCGGAAACACTGTTTATCAAGTGGTAAACCAAATAAATCGGCCAAAAGTTATTGATGGTAAGCCAAACCGTCGATTTGACGTGACGTTGCTTATTAATGGTTTGCCAATTATTCAAATCGAATTAAAGAAAGCACTTCACAGCACTACAGAATCCTTGAATCAGATGGAACAGTATATTGCTGAGAAACAATTCAGTGGCATCTTTTCAACCTTGCAGATTCTAATCGCGATGACACCGTTTGATATTCGTTACATGGCAAATACCCCACTCAAAAGCTTTAACCGAGCTTTTGCTTTCAACTGGCAAAACGAAGATAATGCTCGCCCTATTCGTTCATGGAAGACGTTTGCGGATAAAGTGTTGTCCATTCCGATGGCTCATGACTTGGCAACACGCTATATGGTACTTGATGGTACAAAAAACAAAGAAAGTATCAAAGTCATGCGTCCTTATCAAGTCTATGCCACAAAGCGTGTGCTTGATAAAGTTAGAAAGTTTGACTTCAAGTATGATGATGGTAGATTAGGATACATTTGGCACACGACTGGCTCAGGTAAAACAATCACAAGTTTTAAGACAGCGTGGCTTGCAAGCCGTCTATCTAATGTGGATAAAGTTGTCTTCTTGGTTGACCGAATCGCACTTACCAACCAAACCGCTGATGCCTATAAAGCCTATGATCCTGTTGCGGGTTTTGAAGGGAAAACTGGTGTGGTGGGTGACACAGCCAATATCTCAGATCTTCATCGCAAACTAACGAAGAAAAGCGATAAGAACATCATTGTGACAAGTATCCAAAAGATGTCGCGTTATGTAGCACGGGATAGCTTCAAGCCACTTAATGAGAGTATTCTTTTTATCGTTGATGAAGCCCACCGTTCAACTGGTGACGGTACTGAAAATGAAGGTATGCTTGAAACGATCCGAAAAGCTATTCCTAATTCTGCTTGGGTTGGCTATACTGGGACACCGAAATTCCCCGAAACGCGAGAAATCTTTGGTGATATTCTACATGCTTACACTATCAAAGAAGCGATCGCGGATAAAAACGTCTTAGGGTTTAACGTTGAATTCAAGGAAACGATCGAGGCTCCTGAAAATCCCACCGAAGATGATATCGATGATAATATTCGTGGTAGTGTTTACGACTATAGTCCAGAACATGTGAAATTAGTAGTGAAGGACATATTCGATAACTGGAAGAAACGTTCAAATGACCGCAAATATAATGCCTTGTTTACAGTCCATGTTGGCGGTAACAAAGCAAGTACACCAAGAGCGATGGAATACTTCGATAAGTTTGCTGAAGAAAATGCGAATCGTCCAGCAGATCAACGATTAAAAGTTGCAGTGAGTTTTTCGGTAGACACATCCAATAGTATTCATCAACTGAAAACGAACGAAAACTTGCATAGAGCCATTAAAGTCTATAACGCATTGTTTGACACAGCATTTGATATGACGACAGTTAAAGCCTACACAGAAGACTTAGCACGGCGGCTTAACAAGACAGTTGACGATGGTAACTATTTAGATTTGGTAATCGTTGTGGATCAACTTTTGACCGGTTTTGATGCTCCTGAGATGAATACGCTCTATATTGACCGAACACTTAAGGGTGGGAACTTGATCCAGGCATACTCACGTACAAACCGAATGCATAACCTTGTCGATAAGCCTTGGGGAAATGTCGTGAACTATCGTTGGCCGGAGCAAAACGAGTATGAAATGAATAAGGCTTTTGCTATTTATTCAAATCGTGCATCTGCCGATGAACAGCTTTCACTTGAAGAATTGAAGAAAGGCAACGAAGAGTTTGGTATCACTTCCAAACCATTTAGCAAGGTTCAAGCTGAGATGCAAGAAGTCATCAAGAAGCTTTCAACGCTCACAGACGATTTTGTACAATTACCACCAAGTGAAAAAGCACAGGATGAAGTCTTTGAGAATTTGAAAGAGTATAATCGCTTGTTGAGTCAGTTGAAACAATATACTGAAGACGATGACAAAAATCCTATATCCGCCTATGATAATGTTGAAGAGTTCTATGAACGATTAGGTATTACTGAAGAGCAAGAAGTCATTTTAACAACTGTGATCGCCGGTGAGTTGAAAGAACGACGTGCAAAGCGAGAAGACATTGATATTTCGCAAGTCAATCTCGCTATGGTTCATATTCACGATGTTACCATCAACTATGATTATTTGATTGATTTGATCGCCCGGATGGCTGACGAAGTTCACGCGAACGAAATGTCGAAAGCGGAAAGTACACGTGATGAAATCCATGTTGAAATTGCCAAGTCTGACAATGAAAAAGAAAAATCTAAGATGCGTAACTTTGTATCTAAGATTTTCTCGAAAGATTTTGAATTTGATAGTTATCCAGCACCTCGAAGTGTTGAAAAAATGAACCAAGCCATGGATAAAGCACAAAAGGAAACGAATATCCAGCTTGTAACGAATTTCATCCGCACTTGGGGGCTTGACAACAGCACAAAACCTAAGGAACTTGAAATGTTGATAAAAAAACACCGATTAGGTCAAGAGGATATGGATAAACAAGGTGAGATAACTGCAATCATGAATGATGCAAGGGCTGATTATAAAGAAATCGCAGTTGAAGAGATTGCAGCATTAACCTGGGTACGATACCGAATTGAATTCCGCAAGGCATTTTATGAAATGGCCGATGAAATTAAGAAGGGAGAATAGTCAAGTGATGAAATTATGCGGAATACAAAGAGGAGATCAAAAATGAGCGATAAAATAAAAAAAATGCCTGAAATCAGATTCGCAGGATTTACTGACGCTTGGGAACAGCGTAAGTTGGGGGAGATTTACACGGAAAGAAACGAAAGAGGTAATAATTCTTTACAAATTCTTTCGGTTTCAATTCATCACGGTATTTCAAACGGTGAATTAGACAGCAGTTCATTGGGTAAGAAAGTTCGCAGAAGTGAAGATAAATCCTTGTATAAAGGTGTGCGTTCCGGCGATCTAGTATTCAACATGATGCGTGCTTGGCAAGGAGCGATCGGCGTAGCAAAAATAGAAGGAATGGTAAGCCCTGCCTATATTACGGCCATTCCGAATGAAAAATTATTTCCGCCATTTATGGATTATTGCTTGCGGCGGCATGAGATAATTACCCAGATAGATAATTTTTCTTATGGGGTCACGGATTTCAGAAAAAGGCTGTATTGGGATTCGTTTTCCAAAGTTTCGTGTCTTATTCCTTCTGTTCCTGAACAAATCAAAATCAATTCGTTCTTCAATCAACTCGACAACCTCATCACCCTTCACCAGCGTAAGTTAGAACTATTGAAGGATACGAAAAAGGGCCTGCTTCAAAAAATGTTTCCGAAAGATGGAGCCGGTGTTCCTGAAATTCGCTTTGCAGGATTTACGGATGCTTGGGAACAGCGTAAGTTGAGTGACGTGCTAACTGAACGTAATGTTCAGCATCCACAAAACAAGAATTATCCACTAGTATCATTTACTGTTGAGAAAGGTGTTACACCTAAAACAGAACGTTACGAACGAGAACAGCTTGTTGTGGGTGATAAAGCTGCTAAAAAGTATAAAGCCACTGAGCTAAATGATATCGTCTATAATCCTGCTAACCTGAAGTTTGGTGCGATTTCACGAAATAGTTATGGAAAAGCGGTGTTCAGCCCAATCTATGTGACGTTCGAAGTAAATGACAAGTTAGCATTTCCAAGCTATGTCGAAATGTTCGTCACACGACAAGACTTTATTCGGTATTCATTACGGTATCAACAAGGTACTGTGTACGAACGCCAATCAGTTAGCCCGGAAGATTTATTGAGTTTGAAAATTTTATTGCCAGGCAAGGAGGAACAGCTCCAAATTGGTAATTTCTTTGAGCAACTCAACGTCACTATCGCTCTTCAGAAGCGTGAGTTAAATTCGCTTGAAAATTTGAAGAAATCACTGCTTCAACAAATGTTTATATAAGAAAAGGAGATTACACAAATGAGTAATGCAAGAGATATTACATCAAAGCTATGGGAAATGGCTAACAAACTACGTGGAACTATGGATGCAAGTGAGTACAAGAACTATATTTTGCCATTTATGTTCTATCGCTACTTATCAGAAAATCAAGATGAATACTTAAAAGTCAATGATTTGGAAGAGTTCTACGAAGTGACAGAAGAGACTGAAAAAGAAGATTACCTTGAAGAAATCAGTAAAGGTATTGGATATGCGATTGACCCAGCCTACACTTGGGATAAAATCGTATCAAAAATTGAAAATCACAAAATCAAAGCTAGTGATTTCCAAGACATGTTTGACTCGTTCAATACAAATGCCAAACGTAACGCGATCGCAGAAGCGGACTTTGCTAATGTATTTTCAGATGTTAACCTCGGGGACACACGTCTAGGCTCAAGTACAAACGAACGTGCAAAGGCTTTGAATGATATCGTTTTGATGATTAACGAGTTTACTTTCAAAGACGATTCCGGTCGTGACATTTTGGGTGACGTTTACGAGTATTTGATTGGGCAATTTGCTGCCAATGCTGGTAAAAAAGGTGGGGAATTCTATACACCTCATGAAGTTAGTCAAGTTTTGGCGAAAATTGTTACGATTGACGCAGCTGGTACTAGCAATCAATTCCGTGTATATGACCCTACTATGGGATCGGGTTCACTTCTATTGACAGTTCAAAAAGAATTGCCAAATGGTAACGAAGAAGGAAGCGTTGAGTTTTACGGTCAAGAGTTGAATACGACAACTTATAACTTGGCCCGCATGAACTTGATGATGCATGGGGTGAATTATCGCAATATGGAGTTGAAACGGGCAGACACACTTGATGCTGATTGGCCATTTGCAGAAAAAGATGGCACACAAATTCCTTTGAAGTTTGACGCGGTCGTATCAAACCCACCATATTCTCAGAATTGGGATACAAAAGACGTTGATCGAGAAAAAGATACACGTTTCAAGGGTTATGGTGTAGCACCTGCTTCTAAGGCAGATTATGCCTTTGTTCTTCATGGACTGTACCACTTGGATAAAGCTGGAACAATGGCTATCGTGTTACCGCATGGGGTACTTTTCCGTGGTGCGTCTGAAGGTAAAATCCGTAAAAATATCATCGACAACAATCTGTTAGATGCTGTTATTGGATTACCAGCTAACTTGTTCTATGGCACAAGCATCCCAACTTGTGTGCTGGTGGTCAAAGGTCGTGAAGCTCGGAAAAGTAAAGATATCTTGTTTATTGATGCTTCAAATGAGTTTGAAAAAGGAAAGAACCAAAACAAACTCTCTCCTAAAAACACCGAAAAAATTATCGAAACTTACAGTAACCGTAAAGACGTTGAGAAATATGCTCATGTGGCATCCTTGGATGAAATCAAAGAAAATGAGTACAATTTGAACATTCCACGTTATGTCGACAAGTTTGAAGAAGAAGGCGGTATTCCACTTTCACAAGTGGCTCAAGAGTTGTCAGAAGTAAAAGCAGATATTACGAATTCATATGAAAAATTGTTTGAGCTTTTGAACGAGTTGAACGGGACAACCGATGAAGCCAAAGAAGAACTGAGTAAATTTATTAATCTTTTAGGTAAATAATAGTGTTAGAAAAGAGCTAAGGAGGATTTTAAACCTTGGCTCTTTTCACAAACACTTGGGAACAGCGTAAGTTATTTTTGATGACCATTCACCAAAACAGGTGAAGTATGCTTTAGAAACTTTGATCAGACAAGCAGAATTAATGTATGGCATAAATTGTCCCCTCGCTTTTGAAATTATTCATTTATTCATCAACCTGAACCAATAACAGTCTATTCTTAAATCCCCCACGCTTTTCTTTCTTCTCCAGCCTTATCTGCTCAAACTCCTCTATGCTAATCCCCTGATTATCCAATATAGCATAAACGACCTCAACCAAATCCGCCAATTCTCCAACCTGGTCAGCAGTTTCAGCAGTAAGATATTCCTGAAGTTCCTCCTCTAACTTCATATCGAGCATGTCTGAGTAGTCATTGTCATCCAACACCATTATTGTTGCTTTCTTTCCTGAAGCTTCAATAATCTGTGGAATCTTATCACGGACTTAATTTGTTGTATACTTTCACCACTTAATCTCCCTTCGATATCTTAACCTTGACATGATATCCAAAACTTTCTGACTAGCCCATTGTTGATTGCCATTTCCAACTCTGAAACATGCTTGTCCTTGTGTTCCCGATTCAACAACGATTCAAGTAACCGTTGATTCCGTTGCTCTAGCTGCTCAATCATGGCTTCATGGGGAATAACATTTGATTTACTCGAGTTACACGATTGATGGGAAAATACCAGGTTCCATAGATCATCACTGTATAAATATGACCACGGAATGACATGGTCAATAGCCGGAGTTTCATTGATTATTTCATTGCCACAATGGAAGCATATACGTTTGGGATTCTCAACCTCGATTAAATCTGAGAACTTCGTTAGTGGCTTACGTCGAATTTTATCCTCATCAATGATTTTCACCTTTTTATAAATCCGCGGCGAGTGATTAAAGTTTTCAAGCATTTGTGACCATCTGTAGTTTACCGCATCGAATACGATCAAGCTGTTTTCTTTGAGTAGTTTCATATTATCGCTTGCAATGTATAATGAATCAGCATTACGCTCGTAGTTGTAAATACCATCAACTGTCTTTCCTTCAACGTTCAGAAAGCGATAGCTGACATCAGACTTTAAAGCAGTCTTGACTTGTTTAAGGGTTTTTTGGTATTGGTCCATGCAAATACTTTCTATATTTGATCGGAACAATTTAACTGGGTGGGTGATACCCGAAATTTGCTGATATACAGTGATCAGTTCTTTGACCAGCGATACTATCTTCGGAGGTTTGTTAGGATTAGGGCTTTGTTGCAAGTCAAAAAAAATTGTCTGTTCAAAGTAATACCGAATCACCTTTTTAGCAATTGTATCGAGTCCAATTTCAATTGTACCTCCGTACTGAGCATAATCATATTCAACAGCAATTTCAGTGATTGCTTTTGCCCACGCCGCTTTGTAAGTATTATCAAATGAACAATTTCGGATTATGTGTAGCCATTTTTCTAAGAATGTCATGTAAGACTCCTTTAGTTAAAGTTATGTATGAATCGACACTTTGGAAAGTTGCTGTATCCTTTTTGGCATTGTAGAGATTCGCTCCTTAACATGATAGATTTATTCTACAAGCCCTTATTTTTATTGTCCAACTAAGTGTAGCCGATCCACTCTGTTTGGTTTTTACATACGATAAGATTTAATTTGAAGTAAGAGAAATTAAGCTTCTCAGGAGTCACGCTAAGTAGTAAGATGTTAGTTAGAACTTTTATAAATTTAGATCATTTATGGTCATATTCAAGGAGGAAAGTAATTTGTTTGATTTAGATATTAAAGATAATATAAAATTAACACTTGAAGTCTCAGAAGGCTATCTTAGAAATATCATTGATAATCGCTTAAATGTTAAAAATTACAAAATGTTAATTCTTAATTTACATAATGCTTTAGAGCTGACTTTTAAATTTTTGTTGCAGTCTAGAAATGATTTTATGATTTATGAAATGCAAGACAGTAACTCTTATCAGAAAGTTATAAAAACTTACAAAAGTATGCATAAACAAAGGAGAGCTTTAAATGATAGCACGCTAATAGAAAATAAGTTACATACCGTTTCCTTTACTAAAGCTTATGAGATATTGGCTTATCTTTATAATGTTGAGGGATTTGATGAGAAATTTATTTTTAAATTAATGAAATTGGACACATTACGTAATGGTTTGACTCATTTTACAGCTAGAATAGAACATACTGACATAGTAGTTTTATACAATCTCTTTGAGGAATGTGTTAATTTATACAATTCCGAACTAGATAACCACAGACATGTACTTAGAAAGATTTTAGAGGGAGTTAATAATAAATTTATACCTAATCCAGATTTAGCTTATGAATTTTCAAATGCAATAAAGGATATCAAGATGAAGTTGTTGGATGAACCAATTATTATAGAACTTATTGGTTCGTTAATACAAAAATTGGGGCAAATAAATGAAGACATAAGTTTGAATGATTATGAAAGATTGATAAAATTTTTCTATGATGAACAAAGTATCGTGCAAAAAAATATTGAATTTCCCAAAAATGATCAAGACGAAATCCTCAAAGCATACGGTTATACTGATTTGGAGTCAGAGGAGGTTCGTAAGGAACGAAAAAAACAAGATATAGAGAACAAGACTAGAATGAAAAGAAGTATAAAAAGAATGAAAAGAATGAAGTTTATATACGATCAATCCGGTGGAAAAAAATCATCTATTTCATTTGATAAATTTCTTTTAAATTCAATTTTCATGATATTAGAATCAGAATTCATATACAGTAGGACATACTATGATTCTTATGATGTGGATTTGATGGGTGGATTAAGTTTAACAGTAAGTTGCAAAAATCTCATTTTAGACAAATGGGGTAATGACAAAGTTTTGATTTGTAAAGTATTTGACCTGTCTGAAGAGGAATACTTTAAGTTAGATTTTGAGGGGGATTTCTATTCTAACTCATTTTATGACGCAGAGGCTGATTTTCCCGATGATGAGTTGTAGGAATTTCAATCAGAAAACGTAGAAATCACAAATTTTATAAAGATGTAAAAGCCATATTTTATTCATACTAATCAAATTGAAGCTCGAGTGTCAAGGCCTAGCAACTGATGCTAGGTCTCTTCTTCATGTCTTTCTGGGGGATACATAATGACCAGTAAGGATCGGGAGCGCGATAATAATGATTTAATAATATAGTCTCTTTTCTCGTTTCCCAAAAAACTTCTTCTACTTTCAAAAATTATATTACACTAACTATTCAAATGAGAACGCATATTCGATATAATAAAATAAGAACATTAGTTCTGTGTTTAAACTAAAATATCGGAGGATTCGCATGATCAAAAAAAGACAATACCACCTATGGCAATATCAACTTGACGATGTAACAGAGCAAAATGGCGAATTTTCATTGGCCTACACTTTGGTAGATGCTAAACAAACAAGTGAAAACTTCATGTATTACATTTTGCACGAGAAAATAATGAATAAGAAATTCGATGCTACAGTAGAGTACATAACCAATCAAGATACTTCCAACCTAAAATCCAATAATAGCAAGCCGATCAGAAAAAAGAAGAATCTCCTCCCAATCATGACCATCGAGACTGGACGTGGACGTAGTGAAGAGGACAATGACAAACTCAAACGTTTACTGGAAAAGGGCTTTACCGCCATCTATACAAAGGCAAACGGTCAAGAGATTGCTCGCCATACCTATGTATTTCTGGATAATGTCCTTTCCGGTGCTCAGAACAAAGAATGTCGTCAGTTATTTGTACTGGAGAAATACGCTGAAGCGTTGAAAGTACATGTTTCCCTTGGAACCGAACCAACTAAATGCACCGTATCTAAAAACTTGACGCGCAATGCCCTAATGACAACAGATGTGTATCTCTGCCCTGTAAATATGAAGCAGCTAACCATCTGCATTCTCCCTGATAAAGAAATACCCGTAACGGAAGACGTAGAGATGATTCTTCCATATCATCGTACACCCAAAGAAGAGGACATGTACACTAAGCTTCAAGCTTATATGGAAGAAGAAAAACACTATGAAAAGCAGCGCCAAAAAATCAATCAAAAGGTCAAAGAGCATAAAATCGAACTTCCTATCG from Paenibacillus sp. FSL R10-2782 includes the following:
- a CDS encoding HsdR family type I site-specific deoxyribonuclease — translated: MKSQSELVFENEVVDYLTKIGGVKQWEYKKEIKTTEQLWDNFKIILEQNNRARLDEPLSVTEFNQVKKIITSIESPYQAGQFLYGVNGVSEIEVDLDNGKHVFLTVFDQAQVGGGNTVYQVVNQINRPKVIDGKPNRRFDVTLLINGLPIIQIELKKALHSTTESLNQMEQYIAEKQFSGIFSTLQILIAMTPFDIRYMANTPLKSFNRAFAFNWQNEDNARPIRSWKTFADKVLSIPMAHDLATRYMVLDGTKNKESIKVMRPYQVYATKRVLDKVRKFDFKYDDGRLGYIWHTTGSGKTITSFKTAWLASRLSNVDKVVFLVDRIALTNQTADAYKAYDPVAGFEGKTGVVGDTANISDLHRKLTKKSDKNIIVTSIQKMSRYVARDSFKPLNESILFIVDEAHRSTGDGTENEGMLETIRKAIPNSAWVGYTGTPKFPETREIFGDILHAYTIKEAIADKNVLGFNVEFKETIEAPENPTEDDIDDNIRGSVYDYSPEHVKLVVKDIFDNWKKRSNDRKYNALFTVHVGGNKASTPRAMEYFDKFAEENANRPADQRLKVAVSFSVDTSNSIHQLKTNENLHRAIKVYNALFDTAFDMTTVKAYTEDLARRLNKTVDDGNYLDLVIVVDQLLTGFDAPEMNTLYIDRTLKGGNLIQAYSRTNRMHNLVDKPWGNVVNYRWPEQNEYEMNKAFAIYSNRASADEQLSLEELKKGNEEFGITSKPFSKVQAEMQEVIKKLSTLTDDFVQLPPSEKAQDEVFENLKEYNRLLSQLKQYTEDDDKNPISAYDNVEEFYERLGITEEQEVILTTVIAGELKERRAKREDIDISQVNLAMVHIHDVTINYDYLIDLIARMADEVHANEMSKAESTRDEIHVEIAKSDNEKEKSKMRNFVSKIFSKDFEFDSYPAPRSVEKMNQAMDKAQKETNIQLVTNFIRTWGLDNSTKPKELEMLIKKHRLGQEDMDKQGEITAIMNDARADYKEIAVEEIAALTWVRYRIEFRKAFYEMADEIKKGE
- a CDS encoding restriction endonuclease subunit S: MSDKIKKMPEIRFAGFTDAWEQRKLGEIYTERNERGNNSLQILSVSIHHGISNGELDSSSLGKKVRRSEDKSLYKGVRSGDLVFNMMRAWQGAIGVAKIEGMVSPAYITAIPNEKLFPPFMDYCLRRHEIITQIDNFSYGVTDFRKRLYWDSFSKVSCLIPSVPEQIKINSFFNQLDNLITLHQRKLELLKDTKKGLLQKMFPKDGAGVPEIRFAGFTDAWEQRKLSDVLTERNVQHPQNKNYPLVSFTVEKGVTPKTERYEREQLVVGDKAAKKYKATELNDIVYNPANLKFGAISRNSYGKAVFSPIYVTFEVNDKLAFPSYVEMFVTRQDFIRYSLRYQQGTVYERQSVSPEDLLSLKILLPGKEEQLQIGNFFEQLNVTIALQKRELNSLENLKKSLLQQMFI
- a CDS encoding type I restriction-modification system subunit M, whose protein sequence is MSNARDITSKLWEMANKLRGTMDASEYKNYILPFMFYRYLSENQDEYLKVNDLEEFYEVTEETEKEDYLEEISKGIGYAIDPAYTWDKIVSKIENHKIKASDFQDMFDSFNTNAKRNAIAEADFANVFSDVNLGDTRLGSSTNERAKALNDIVLMINEFTFKDDSGRDILGDVYEYLIGQFAANAGKKGGEFYTPHEVSQVLAKIVTIDAAGTSNQFRVYDPTMGSGSLLLTVQKELPNGNEEGSVEFYGQELNTTTYNLARMNLMMHGVNYRNMELKRADTLDADWPFAEKDGTQIPLKFDAVVSNPPYSQNWDTKDVDREKDTRFKGYGVAPASKADYAFVLHGLYHLDKAGTMAIVLPHGVLFRGASEGKIRKNIIDNNLLDAVIGLPANLFYGTSIPTCVLVVKGREARKSKDILFIDASNEFEKGKNQNKLSPKNTEKIIETYSNRKDVEKYAHVASLDEIKENEYNLNIPRYVDKFEEEGGIPLSQVAQELSEVKADITNSYEKLFELLNELNGTTDEAKEELSKFINLLGK
- a CDS encoding nucleoside triphosphate pyrophosphohydrolase; the protein is MVLDDNDYSDMLDMKLEEELQEYLTAETADQVGELADLVEVVYAILDNQGISIEEFEQIRLEKKEKRGGFKNRLLLVQVDE
- a CDS encoding HNH endonuclease domain-containing protein encodes the protein MTFLEKWLHIIRNCSFDNTYKAAWAKAITEIAVEYDYAQYGGTIEIGLDTIAKKVIRYYFEQTIFFDLQQSPNPNKPPKIVSLVKELITVYQQISGITHPVKLFRSNIESICMDQYQKTLKQVKTALKSDVSYRFLNVEGKTVDGIYNYERNADSLYIASDNMKLLKENSLIVFDAVNYRWSQMLENFNHSPRIYKKVKIIDEDKIRRKPLTKFSDLIEVENPKRICFHCGNEIINETPAIDHVIPWSYLYSDDLWNLVFSHQSCNSSKSNVIPHEAMIEQLEQRNQRLLESLLNREHKDKHVSELEMAINNGLVRKFWISCQG